In Candidatus Nitronauta litoralis, one DNA window encodes the following:
- a CDS encoding CoA pyrophosphatase, whose product MNLELIMSRLVSEHPVEIENSVTPHPQLAAVLVTLFHKSGKPHVLLIRRSGNLRSHAGEISFPGGVYENADESLLNTALRETHEEVGLELQEENVVGRLPTVFTLTEFNVSPFLTFQVSLPRLKPNPGEVDEIIEAPLAPLFSTMQRDVGFRPEQDMWECWFREHRIWGATARILRHISGYI is encoded by the coding sequence ATGAACCTTGAGCTCATCATGTCGCGCCTGGTTTCCGAGCATCCGGTGGAAATCGAGAATTCGGTCACTCCCCACCCGCAACTGGCGGCGGTGCTGGTCACCCTGTTTCATAAGAGCGGTAAACCACACGTGCTGTTGATCCGCCGTTCGGGGAACCTGCGGTCCCACGCTGGAGAAATTTCCTTCCCCGGTGGCGTTTATGAAAATGCCGACGAGTCTTTGCTGAACACGGCTTTGCGCGAAACCCATGAGGAGGTCGGGCTGGAGTTGCAAGAGGAGAATGTGGTCGGGCGTCTGCCAACGGTTTTCACCCTGACCGAGTTTAATGTGTCACCCTTTCTCACGTTCCAGGTTTCACTGCCAAGACTCAAGCCCAACCCCGGGGAGGTCGATGAAATAATTGAAGCCCCGCTCGCGCCTTTGTTCTCGACCATGCAACGCGATGTCGGTTTCAGACCTGAACAGGATATGTGGGAGTGCTGGTTCCGGGAACACCGGATATGGGGCGCAACGGCCCGCATCCTGCGTCACATCTCAGGATACATTTAA
- a CDS encoding tetratricopeptide repeat protein, whose amino-acid sequence MKRGLHLKRVLSRALAISLLALNTTACIVIPPPIESNFNRGVEAYDEGKIADAIRFYKLALSEDPSNHFARYNLAVAYQDQEKYDQAAEQYQLVLKDHEDTNSRINLATILYAKGKTEEAINQLRQAAEKNPDDPNPLSVLGHYLEESGKHAKAMQAYRDALAIDEKHAATHFRKGRLEITMGRHNAAQDSLIKAVELDDEKPPYLELLADHYLKHDDHLAAIDMLERVAVLESDRIEVFIRLGDLYKGLGYHRQAADRYWQALGIEPDNAYVHRMLKDMFEHLAEEERKKLDELDKTRAVAQTPSS is encoded by the coding sequence ATGAAACGGGGATTACATTTAAAACGGGTTTTGAGCCGGGCTCTTGCTATCAGCCTGCTGGCCTTAAACACCACCGCCTGCATCGTCATTCCGCCACCGATTGAGAGCAACTTCAATCGCGGTGTTGAAGCTTATGACGAAGGAAAAATTGCCGACGCGATTCGTTTCTACAAACTCGCCTTGTCGGAAGACCCTTCAAACCACTTCGCGCGTTATAACCTTGCTGTCGCTTATCAGGACCAGGAGAAATACGACCAGGCGGCTGAGCAATACCAGCTCGTCTTGAAAGACCATGAAGACACAAACAGCCGCATCAACCTCGCCACCATTTTGTATGCCAAAGGAAAAACGGAAGAGGCTATCAACCAATTGCGTCAGGCTGCGGAAAAAAACCCGGATGACCCCAATCCCTTAAGTGTACTCGGCCATTACCTTGAAGAGTCCGGGAAACATGCAAAAGCCATGCAGGCCTACCGCGATGCTCTCGCTATTGATGAGAAGCATGCGGCAACCCATTTTCGTAAAGGCCGCCTTGAAATCACAATGGGACGACACAATGCCGCCCAGGACTCTCTTATTAAAGCCGTGGAACTGGACGACGAAAAACCTCCTTACCTCGAACTACTGGCAGATCATTATTTAAAACATGATGATCATCTGGCAGCCATCGATATGCTGGAGCGGGTTGCTGTGCTGGAATCTGACCGGATTGAAGTGTTTATCCGGCTGGGCGACCTCTATAAAGGCCTTGGGTACCACCGTCAGGCGGCTGATCGTTACTGGCAGGCACTGGGCATTGAACCGGACAACGCCTACGTTCATCGCATGCTGAAGGATATGTTCGAACACCTCGCCGAGGAAGAACGCAAGAAACTGGACGAGCTCGACAAAACCCGCGCGGTTGCCCAGACGCCCTCCTCCTGA
- a CDS encoding arsenate reductase family protein, translated as MKFYGYNKCGTCRKAKKVLEGTGVKFQDIDITETPPPKTVLKKAMKTRGMKKLFNTSGVQYKELNMKDKIKTMTEAQAIDLLAGNGRLIKRPITVDGDRITVGFDESEFTSTWG; from the coding sequence ATAAAGTTCTACGGTTACAATAAGTGCGGCACTTGCCGCAAGGCGAAGAAAGTTCTCGAAGGCACGGGCGTGAAATTCCAGGATATCGACATCACGGAAACACCGCCGCCCAAGACAGTTTTGAAAAAGGCGATGAAGACCCGTGGCATGAAAAAGCTGTTCAACACCAGTGGCGTGCAATACAAGGAACTGAACATGAAGGACAAGATCAAAACGATGACCGAGGCCCAGGCGATCGACCTGCTGGCAGGCAACGGTCGGCTGATCAAGCGTCCCATCACGGTAGACGGCGACCGCATCACGGTCGGGTTCGACGAAAGCGAATTCACTTCCACCTGGGGTTGA
- the smc gene encoding chromosome segregation protein SMC, protein MILKNLELAGFKSFVDGTHLDFTQGFTAVVGPNGCGKSNISDAIRWVIGEQSSKQLRGTRVADLIFNGTAHRKPVNRAEVTMTLSDVPEGLRIATIPNASEEIKVTRCYHRSGESEFYINNVPCRLKDITDLFLDVGISPKVLTVIEQNHVQDIVTSKPEDRRIWIEEAAGVLKFKVRKNEALRKLDTAGQNLDRISDIVQELERQVESLKRQASKAERYKQFHIEMKDLSLRLFSQKIRRFQKELEEIGVEVEQKTETKTVKQARLSELETRIEQLKFDIDTLVGELNAKKETRHELSEAIGKNEHRIELKKQQIEQARTDIESGKREITEMLTEIEVHEQETIAQRNELTAIGEQINERETQLESRTQEQSAQKEKLQVTEVQLKEVEKKVLDLWHRTSQKKNEVTALVTRQENLESREASLEKEESDTRLLNEDAISQEGEARISNQSKEAAFDQLKQQHEAAQQRLVEEKEIAKEKRNQAMQSKEAYMGKQSLFTSLTELRKKFEGFGEGVQSLMGNGNGDRMQGLREVLGNVLKAPAEYESAVEAVLGNRLNSVIVDSYNDSAEAIRYLSENKSGRGTFIPMNPKSAPKPPVYLNGHSGVIGKARDFVQTTDDYSGVIDHLLGDVVIVRDFDTALHLYGQEQFQGTVVTLEGEVIDSLGIVSGGVTEETGEGPLARNREMELLSKEVEVLQAEMLQAEEEVVGQDERMAQAESAVESLTIETQQARIELAHSQKDLESFQQENVRLQKKLETLAFERKSAAQEREELTARHTELLRELEQEESDKQQYETRVAELKTESEQHRQKLEEINSSIHEVQVWVTSLTGKRETVLNEIKRLQQQQENLKHRIRQREGEQGLNRDKIEDCEKIIAEAEETILTQARDKDTLSEDIVQGEDELHGQEESLAAQEKETRTLHQEVQELSESIFKIESKRSEIQLQTTHLEEKAFEDFSVNREELMHGTFEEVDENPASKRIAELKEKIRKLGDVNLAALSDFQVANERYLFLHEQEQDLTRSIQTLHETIEKIDETTRQLFLDTFNKVNEHFKHLFSRLFQGGKAELSLDNPDNPLESGVDITASPAGKSMHNITLLSGGEKTMTAIALIFALLKVRPSPFCLLDEIDAPLDEANVVRFQEMLQEFSGDTQFIIITHNQKTMGFADTLYGVTMEEHGVSKVVSVHLNN, encoded by the coding sequence ATGATTTTAAAGAACCTGGAGCTGGCAGGCTTCAAATCCTTCGTCGACGGCACCCATCTCGATTTCACCCAGGGCTTCACCGCTGTGGTTGGGCCCAATGGTTGCGGCAAGAGCAATATTTCGGACGCCATTCGCTGGGTCATTGGTGAGCAGAGTTCCAAGCAGTTGCGCGGCACCCGCGTGGCCGATCTGATTTTCAATGGAACCGCCCACCGCAAACCGGTCAATCGGGCTGAAGTGACGATGACCCTTTCGGATGTGCCGGAAGGATTGCGGATTGCCACCATTCCCAACGCTTCTGAAGAAATCAAGGTAACGCGCTGCTACCATCGCTCGGGTGAGAGTGAGTTCTACATCAATAATGTTCCGTGCCGACTGAAAGACATCACCGACCTGTTTCTCGACGTGGGTATCAGCCCCAAGGTACTGACGGTTATCGAGCAGAACCACGTTCAGGACATCGTCACATCCAAGCCGGAAGACCGGCGTATCTGGATTGAAGAGGCGGCGGGCGTTCTCAAGTTCAAGGTGCGAAAAAACGAAGCCCTGCGCAAACTCGACACCGCGGGCCAGAATCTCGACCGCATTTCAGATATCGTGCAGGAGTTGGAGCGGCAGGTGGAATCGCTCAAACGCCAGGCTTCCAAGGCCGAACGCTATAAGCAATTCCACATTGAGATGAAGGATCTTTCCCTGCGCCTGTTCTCGCAGAAGATCCGCCGGTTCCAGAAAGAACTGGAAGAAATTGGTGTAGAGGTAGAGCAGAAAACTGAAACCAAAACGGTCAAACAGGCCAGGCTGTCGGAACTGGAAACTCGCATTGAACAACTCAAGTTCGACATCGATACTCTTGTTGGCGAACTCAACGCCAAAAAAGAAACACGACATGAATTGTCCGAGGCTATTGGAAAGAACGAACACCGCATCGAATTAAAGAAGCAGCAGATCGAGCAGGCCCGAACGGATATTGAATCGGGCAAGCGCGAGATCACTGAGATGTTGACGGAGATTGAGGTGCATGAGCAGGAAACGATTGCCCAGCGCAACGAACTGACTGCCATTGGCGAGCAGATCAACGAACGGGAAACACAACTGGAGTCGCGTACCCAGGAGCAATCGGCGCAAAAAGAAAAACTTCAAGTGACGGAAGTGCAGCTAAAAGAAGTGGAGAAGAAAGTTCTCGACCTCTGGCACCGGACATCGCAAAAGAAAAATGAAGTGACGGCACTGGTCACGCGGCAGGAAAACCTGGAAAGCCGTGAGGCCAGCCTTGAGAAAGAGGAGAGTGACACCCGTCTTTTGAATGAAGATGCCATAAGTCAGGAAGGTGAGGCGCGTATTTCCAACCAGAGTAAGGAAGCTGCGTTTGATCAATTAAAGCAACAGCATGAAGCGGCACAACAGCGGTTGGTTGAAGAAAAAGAAATCGCCAAGGAAAAGCGCAACCAGGCGATGCAATCCAAAGAAGCGTATATGGGCAAGCAGTCGTTGTTCACTTCGCTGACGGAACTCAGGAAAAAATTCGAGGGTTTTGGTGAAGGTGTCCAATCGTTAATGGGCAATGGCAACGGCGACCGCATGCAGGGATTGCGCGAAGTGCTGGGCAATGTGCTCAAGGCGCCGGCAGAGTACGAGTCGGCCGTTGAAGCGGTTCTGGGTAACCGGCTCAACAGCGTGATCGTCGATTCCTACAACGACAGTGCCGAAGCGATTCGCTATCTCAGTGAAAACAAATCGGGGCGTGGCACGTTCATTCCGATGAATCCAAAATCCGCACCGAAACCACCGGTGTATCTCAACGGGCATTCGGGCGTGATCGGCAAGGCACGGGATTTTGTCCAGACCACTGACGATTATAGTGGGGTCATTGATCATCTGCTGGGCGATGTGGTGATCGTACGTGATTTTGATACGGCATTGCATTTGTACGGGCAGGAACAGTTTCAGGGAACGGTGGTCACGCTTGAAGGTGAAGTGATCGATTCCCTTGGCATCGTCAGTGGGGGGGTGACTGAGGAAACTGGCGAAGGGCCGCTGGCACGAAACCGTGAAATGGAGTTGCTGTCCAAAGAGGTCGAGGTGCTGCAGGCCGAAATGTTGCAGGCCGAGGAAGAGGTTGTTGGGCAGGATGAGCGGATGGCGCAGGCGGAATCGGCGGTGGAATCTCTGACGATAGAAACCCAGCAGGCTCGAATTGAACTCGCGCACAGCCAGAAAGACCTGGAAAGTTTTCAGCAGGAAAATGTGCGTCTCCAAAAGAAGCTCGAGACACTCGCGTTTGAGCGGAAGTCTGCAGCGCAGGAGCGGGAGGAGTTGACAGCGCGACATACGGAATTACTTCGCGAACTGGAGCAGGAGGAATCCGACAAGCAGCAGTATGAAACCCGCGTGGCAGAACTCAAAACGGAATCAGAACAGCATCGCCAGAAGCTGGAAGAAATAAACTCCAGTATTCATGAGGTGCAGGTGTGGGTGACCTCACTCACAGGAAAGCGTGAAACGGTTCTGAACGAGATCAAACGCCTGCAACAGCAACAGGAAAATCTGAAACACCGGATACGACAACGCGAAGGTGAACAGGGGCTCAATCGCGACAAGATAGAAGACTGCGAAAAAATCATCGCCGAAGCGGAAGAGACCATTCTGACCCAGGCCCGTGATAAAGACACGTTGTCAGAAGATATTGTGCAGGGAGAAGACGAGCTGCATGGGCAGGAAGAGTCACTTGCCGCGCAGGAAAAAGAAACCCGCACGTTGCACCAGGAAGTTCAGGAACTCAGCGAATCAATTTTTAAAATTGAATCCAAACGCTCTGAGATCCAGTTGCAGACGACCCACCTGGAAGAAAAAGCATTTGAGGATTTTTCCGTCAACCGCGAAGAATTGATGCACGGCACGTTTGAAGAGGTCGATGAAAACCCGGCCTCAAAGCGCATCGCAGAGCTGAAGGAAAAAATCAGGAAGCTGGGAGATGTGAACCTGGCGGCTTTGTCAGATTTTCAGGTGGCTAACGAGCGCTATCTGTTTTTGCACGAGCAGGAACAGGATCTGACAAGATCGATCCAGACCCTGCATGAGACAATCGAAAAAATTGACGAGACCACGCGGCAATTGTTTCTGGATACATTCAATAAAGTGAACGAACATTTCAAGCATCTGTTCTCGCGCCTGTTCCAGGGCGGTAAAGCTGAGTTGTCTCTCGATAACCCGGATAATCCATTGGAATCCGGTGTGGACATCACGGCGAGCCCTGCCGGCAAGTCCATGCACAACATCACCCTCCTCTCCGGCGGCGAAAAAACCATGACCGCCATTGCCCTCATCTTTGCCTTGCTCAAAGTAAGGCCCAGCCCCTTCTGCCTGCTTGACGAGATCGACGCTCCGCTGGACGAAGCCAACGTGGTGCGTTTCCAGGAAATGTTGCAGGAATTTTCAGGCGATACGCAGTTTATTATCATCACTCACAACCAGAAGACCATGGGTTTTGCTGATACGTTGTACGGAGTGACGATGGAAGAACACGGCGTTTCGAAAGTCGTCTCCGTCCATTTAAACAACTAA
- the nirK gene encoding nitrite reductase, copper-containing, giving the protein MNTKINQKILFLLFSLILLNPVSNVWAGIAASLSTAPEVPAPVGNRSPQTVTVKFEAKEFKGPLAEDVQYEFWSFNGTVPGPMARVRVGDVVEFNLSNANENTQPHNIDIHAVNGPGGGAAVNTVNPGETKTFTWKALNAGLYIYHCAAGSIVDHIANGMYGLILVEPAGGLPKVDREYYVFESEFFASDPENGVAAFDLMKGLEEHPTYVLFNGREGALLEQNALKARAGETVRIFFGNIGPNGISSFHIIGEIFDKVYHEGSIGGLVNKNIQTTLVPSAGATIVEFKVDNPGTYVLVDHSIFRVAKGSIGHLVVEGKKDSSIFKEGKSTK; this is encoded by the coding sequence ATGAACACAAAAATAAACCAAAAGATCTTGTTCTTGTTATTTTCTCTGATTCTTTTAAATCCCGTTTCAAATGTATGGGCTGGAATTGCGGCTAGCCTGAGTACTGCGCCAGAAGTTCCCGCTCCCGTGGGAAATCGCTCACCTCAAACCGTGACGGTAAAGTTTGAAGCCAAGGAATTTAAGGGCCCCCTTGCTGAGGACGTTCAGTATGAATTCTGGAGTTTCAATGGAACGGTTCCAGGGCCAATGGCGAGAGTCAGGGTGGGGGATGTTGTGGAATTTAATTTGTCTAATGCCAATGAAAACACCCAGCCACATAATATTGATATTCACGCAGTCAATGGGCCAGGTGGTGGAGCCGCTGTCAATACGGTAAACCCGGGCGAAACCAAAACCTTCACTTGGAAAGCTCTTAACGCCGGACTCTATATTTATCATTGTGCAGCAGGTTCAATCGTAGACCACATTGCCAATGGAATGTATGGATTGATTCTGGTTGAGCCGGCAGGTGGGTTGCCCAAAGTCGACCGGGAATATTATGTTTTCGAAAGTGAATTTTTTGCATCGGATCCTGAAAATGGTGTGGCTGCCTTTGATCTGATGAAGGGGCTTGAGGAACATCCAACCTATGTACTTTTTAATGGTCGGGAAGGAGCTTTGTTGGAACAAAATGCGCTGAAAGCCAGGGCGGGTGAAACTGTCCGTATTTTCTTCGGAAACATCGGACCCAATGGCATCTCTTCTTTTCATATAATCGGTGAAATTTTCGATAAAGTCTATCACGAAGGAAGCATTGGAGGATTGGTTAACAAAAACATCCAGACCACTCTGGTCCCTTCCGCTGGTGCAACGATAGTTGAATTCAAGGTGGACAATCCCGGAACCTATGTTCTGGTAGATCACAGTATTTTCCGTGTGGCTAAAGGCTCAATAGGCCACCTGGTAGTCGAAGGGAAAAAGGATAGTTCAATATTCAAGGAAGGAAAAAGCACTAAATAG
- a CDS encoding carbonic anhydrase family protein, which produces MTGYTKFKIIYPVVILVLLLSITMPPPLFTQAREESFLHQPWGYEGGTGPEHWGEMEQDHEKHLMCREGVHQSPVDLRNVQGLHLSRLNIDYSVSPIQITNNTHTIQVKYQPGSFIVLGDEIFELIQFHFHHPSEHLVNGKKFPMEIHLVHKTQDNEYVIIAVLVEAGKFNPWVQTIWDRIPTKIDKEIVYEHQMISANNLLPQSREYSHYIGSLTTPPCTENVTWLVLEEPVEFSESQLKYFKKFIDHNARPVQKLHHRIIVKLR; this is translated from the coding sequence ATGACAGGCTATACCAAGTTCAAAATTATATACCCCGTAGTCATTCTGGTTTTGCTGTTGTCCATCACCATGCCCCCTCCTCTTTTTACACAGGCAAGGGAAGAAAGCTTTTTACACCAACCATGGGGATATGAAGGGGGAACAGGACCCGAGCATTGGGGAGAAATGGAGCAGGATCATGAAAAACATCTGATGTGCCGGGAAGGCGTTCATCAGTCACCAGTCGATTTGCGCAATGTTCAGGGATTGCACCTTTCCAGATTAAATATCGATTACTCAGTGTCCCCAATACAAATCACAAATAACACACACACCATCCAGGTAAAATATCAACCCGGAAGCTTTATCGTATTGGGTGATGAAATTTTCGAATTGATTCAGTTTCATTTTCATCATCCCAGTGAACATCTGGTCAATGGCAAGAAATTTCCCATGGAAATTCATCTTGTCCATAAAACACAGGACAATGAATACGTCATTATTGCGGTCCTGGTAGAGGCTGGAAAATTTAATCCATGGGTACAAACAATTTGGGACCGGATTCCAACCAAAATTGACAAGGAAATAGTTTATGAACATCAAATGATTTCGGCAAACAACCTTCTTCCTCAATCCAGGGAATACTCCCATTATATTGGATCCTTGACCACTCCCCCCTGCACTGAAAATGTAACCTGGTTGGTCCTTGAAGAGCCTGTTGAGTTTTCAGAATCTCAGCTAAAATATTTCAAAAAATTTATTGACCACAATGCACGCCCGGTTCAGAAACTACACCATAGAATCATTGTAAAACTGAGATAA
- a CDS encoding MCE family protein: MEYKSKEVKAGFFIVLGIITLGGFIFMLGDVKHLLDERKNLTIIFDYTSGLQVGATVRYAGLDVGRVQSIGLSKLSADEGKDNIAVVTEIDPKIRIKKDSRASIKTEGLMGAFYVDIRPGTRSGKPLGPQEPLVGLASFEFDEVGDMVTEVVAQVVRFTDLTEGLIDDSRQTLEELRNTIRHADMVIMDNRISTKKAFKNVERITGELAETLEQTGGDFRETLKNTKEITAKTNRILDKKQTNVESIIDQTDNLTRDLELFMADSRPALTNLIKTLESDSPELSSNIRSAAVNFDQTMQQSNAILVENRRNLLLMLKNLKTTTENLKGFTEDLKRNPWKLVRKSDELPPIAPEKAKADRKDHLRMKRLDKVED; encoded by the coding sequence ATGGAATATAAATCAAAAGAAGTCAAAGCCGGTTTTTTCATCGTTCTCGGAATAATCACGCTGGGTGGTTTCATCTTTATGCTGGGAGACGTTAAACATCTGCTGGATGAAAGAAAAAATCTCACGATTATTTTTGACTACACAAGCGGACTCCAGGTGGGTGCCACCGTGCGATATGCCGGACTTGACGTCGGAAGGGTTCAATCCATCGGCCTGTCAAAACTGTCTGCGGATGAAGGCAAAGATAATATTGCCGTTGTTACCGAAATCGATCCGAAGATTCGGATCAAAAAGGATTCCCGCGCCAGTATCAAAACAGAAGGACTCATGGGAGCTTTTTATGTAGATATCCGGCCTGGAACCCGGTCCGGTAAACCCCTCGGGCCCCAGGAACCTCTGGTTGGCCTGGCTTCTTTTGAGTTCGACGAAGTAGGGGACATGGTCACGGAAGTCGTTGCACAGGTAGTACGATTCACTGATCTTACCGAGGGACTCATCGACGATTCACGGCAAACTCTCGAAGAGTTGCGCAACACCATTCGTCATGCGGACATGGTGATCATGGATAACCGCATATCTACGAAAAAAGCGTTTAAAAATGTCGAACGTATCACAGGGGAACTTGCTGAAACGCTGGAACAGACTGGCGGAGATTTCAGGGAGACTCTTAAAAACACAAAAGAGATCACGGCCAAGACCAACCGGATTCTCGACAAAAAACAGACCAATGTCGAAAGCATCATCGACCAGACTGACAACCTCACGCGTGACCTTGAACTGTTCATGGCAGACAGCCGCCCGGCACTGACTAATCTCATCAAAACATTGGAATCAGATTCACCTGAACTGTCTTCCAACATCCGGTCCGCAGCAGTCAATTTTGACCAGACCATGCAACAGAGCAACGCCATTCTTGTCGAAAACCGGCGCAACCTGTTACTGATGCTGAAGAATCTCAAGACCACTACCGAAAATTTGAAAGGTTTTACAGAAGACTTAAAACGCAATCCATGGAAACTGGTGAGAAAATCAGACGAGTTGCCCCCCATCGCGCCTGAAAAGGCAAAAGCTGACCGCAAAGACCATCTGCGGATGAAACGACTCGACAAGGTAGAGGATTAA
- a CDS encoding group III truncated hemoglobin: MESRISISNSKREDLDSPENIKVLVDAFYTRVQQNEILAPVFDQTINDWSEHLPKMYLFWESLLFGTGEYSGNPFQKHVVLPIEAQHFQTWLQLFLKTVDQYFEGEKANQAKESAKTIAKIFQRKMGIAS; the protein is encoded by the coding sequence ATGGAATCTAGAATTTCAATCAGTAACAGCAAACGGGAAGATCTCGACTCTCCAGAAAACATCAAGGTTCTGGTCGACGCCTTTTACACGCGGGTTCAACAAAATGAAATCCTCGCTCCGGTATTTGATCAAACCATAAACGATTGGTCGGAACACCTGCCAAAAATGTATCTGTTCTGGGAAAGTCTGCTTTTCGGAACTGGGGAGTACTCAGGAAATCCTTTTCAAAAACATGTGGTGTTGCCTATTGAAGCCCAGCATTTCCAAACCTGGTTGCAGCTATTTTTAAAAACCGTAGACCAGTATTTCGAAGGGGAAAAAGCAAACCAGGCAAAAGAATCGGCAAAAACTATTGCAAAAATTTTTCAACGAAAAATGGGAATAGCGTCTTGA
- a CDS encoding ATP-grasp domain-containing protein, whose translation MNEINILFLAPHWRVTLMRAFQDSWSKRQLPGRLLGADSDEQAGALQVLTESFTLPEFSDSTCLDELRDLCKREAVSVIFPLTNKAVDFLDTNRKVLGDYISYMPPAETVAVCHDKFEMAERFQEASLNVPPTFLADALPDDIPFPLITKPRHGEGSQNVHRVESAEDLEYFRQKFPQHVFQKFIEGTEFSIDWFANRKGIPRLISPRERLTVRGGEVMKSRIVLLPKIIEVARALGDTLSLTGPATLQGILDDEGRFWLTDINLRFGSGYVHSILAGADIPALIHGELSGVPDSAGEYSVRDGSIMVRYPGHLIL comes from the coding sequence ATGAACGAAATCAATATATTGTTTCTGGCTCCGCACTGGCGCGTTACCTTGATGCGTGCGTTTCAGGATTCCTGGTCCAAACGTCAACTTCCGGGCCGACTGCTCGGTGCCGACAGCGACGAACAGGCCGGTGCCTTGCAGGTGCTGACTGAGTCTTTCACGCTACCTGAATTTTCCGATTCCACCTGCCTGGATGAATTACGCGATTTGTGCAAACGGGAAGCGGTGAGCGTTATTTTTCCACTGACCAACAAGGCGGTGGATTTTCTTGACACCAATCGAAAGGTACTAGGAGATTACATCAGCTATATGCCTCCTGCTGAAACGGTTGCCGTCTGTCACGACAAATTCGAAATGGCGGAACGTTTTCAGGAAGCTTCATTAAATGTTCCCCCCACTTTCCTGGCCGATGCCCTCCCGGATGATATTCCTTTTCCCTTGATCACAAAACCACGCCATGGCGAAGGCAGCCAGAATGTTCATCGGGTGGAGTCTGCGGAGGATCTCGAATATTTCCGACAGAAATTTCCGCAACATGTTTTTCAAAAGTTTATCGAAGGAACCGAATTCAGTATCGACTGGTTTGCGAATCGCAAAGGGATACCCCGTTTGATATCCCCGCGTGAACGTCTGACGGTGCGGGGCGGAGAAGTGATGAAAAGCAGAATCGTTCTGCTTCCAAAAATCATTGAGGTCGCACGTGCACTGGGCGATACCCTGTCACTGACCGGCCCGGCTACCCTTCAAGGCATCCTCGACGATGAAGGACGTTTCTGGCTGACCGATATCAACCTGCGTTTTGGGAGTGGATACGTGCATTCCATCCTTGCTGGGGCAGACATCCCGGCGTTGATCCACGGTGAGCTCTCCGGAGTCCCCGATTCAGCCGGAGAATACAGCGTCCGCGATGGGTCGATCATGGTGCGCTATCCCGGCCACCTCATTCTGTGA
- a CDS encoding Rrf2 family transcriptional regulator gives MISQTAEYALRAVVSLAQNSDKPMTTAEIAVATKVPEFYLSKVLHALAKKEVVYSKRGVNGGYHLSSPAEQTQLLTVINAVDPIKQIQKCPLKLGAHSKNLCALHKKINYSIKLMEDVYRSTTIQTILEEPSKSIPLRES, from the coding sequence ATGATTTCCCAGACTGCAGAATATGCCCTGAGAGCCGTAGTCTCACTGGCACAAAACTCTGATAAACCCATGACAACTGCCGAGATTGCAGTAGCGACCAAGGTCCCGGAATTTTATCTTTCCAAGGTGTTACATGCTTTGGCGAAAAAAGAAGTGGTTTATTCCAAACGAGGAGTCAACGGAGGCTATCATTTAAGCTCTCCAGCAGAACAGACTCAGCTATTGACCGTCATCAATGCTGTGGACCCGATAAAGCAAATTCAAAAGTGTCCTTTGAAACTAGGGGCTCATTCCAAAAACTTATGCGCCCTTCACAAAAAAATCAACTATTCAATTAAACTGATGGAAGATGTTTACCGAAGTACTACCATCCAAACAATTCTGGAAGAACCCTCTAAAAGCATCCCGTTGCGAGAATCGTGA